A single Aspergillus puulaauensis MK2 DNA, chromosome 7, nearly complete sequence DNA region contains:
- a CDS encoding uncharacterized protein (COG:S;~EggNog:ENOG410PVX5;~InterPro:IPR021858), producing the protein MSGEDKDARLRKWPDDPDIRPSPAAESPAAATGVPSAGSEQSKAGGQSQSQPQSKNFEFVLVTDNESRRQVRRHAMRQYMHQRRIDSITRLGVTRAPAADWTTRPMSNEPRPQLAGASTHDEQNDVSSKRRRNSPPTAEEQFTEVEGKTPPRQLLPRTEKVKREPTSPLLVPKLRYIQPQLVPDHGADRDPFSSYPVPIKGADHELIQHFVVTYPSMMYKFIDSAANNLNPMKEIFKQLALNDELPFQAMLAIASKHRAGVDGKTESVQSLTHKMRALRLMNERIQTDSKTANDGTIYAVATMAVIEKWSKDASIERMHFRGLASMIRNRGGMQVMHNSSPFLGKVLYWVDFSCASKATVGTALPWTGTIPDTPPTGFDFLDPEVHFYTAHNSAAQGDIEMVCDQYRACEDFLRFFRHLHELERTALNSPSALASTDTPSRVKNFVPGTKLHSILTLLPDYDHGIRDIRFIDEYTCMSCLFFIAVALYHSYSTSTPFDPYLQWLEHAIDCINPHENPSITSILWLFLQTTGFMPDEDHDNSSARCWVVSRMVRITKHLEWKRHGTIWDTIRQVLINFILTQQECALGEETVDTEALAARAKMRDSALCGERGYFWDEDELRREILEIRVPARSELEYLPAVDDLNAPVLK; encoded by the exons ATGAGCGGGGAGGATAAGGACGCCAGGTTGAGGAAATGGCCCGATGACCCTGATATTCGACCCTCACCAGCGGCGGAGAGTCCCGCTGCAGCCACAGGTGTGCCGAGTGCTGGCTCGGAACAATCTAAAGCAGGCGGGCAGTCGCAGTCTCAACCACAATCGAAGAACTTTGAATTTGTTCTGGTGACCGACAACGAGTCTCGCCGTCAGGTTCGGCGCCATGCTATGCGCCAGTATATGCACCAGCGCCGCATAGATAGTATTACACGGTTAGGGGTGACACGAGCGCCTGCTGCTGACTGGACGACTCGTCCTATGTCAAATGAACCCCGTCCGCAACTAGCAGGTGCAAGCACTCATGATGAGCAGAATGATGTCTCTAGTaaaaggaggagaaattCGCCACCAACTGCGGAAGAGCAGTTCACTGAAGTAGAAGGGAAAAcgcctcctcgtcaattATTGCCGAGAACCGAGAAGGTTAAACGCGAACCTACCAGTCCTTTGCTTGTCCCGAAGCTTCGGTATATCCAGCCTCAACTCGTGCCTGACCATGGCGCAGATCGGGACCCTTTCAGCTCATATCCGGTGCCCATCAAAGGTGCTGATCACGAGTTGATCCAACATT TCGTCGTGACGTATCCATCTATGATGTACAAGTTCATTGACTCCGCTGCAAACAACTTGAATCCCATGAAGGAGATATTCAAGCAGTTGGCTCTCAATGATGAACTCCCGTTTCAGGCGATGCTGGCAATTGCCTCGAAACATCGTGCAGGAGTTGATGGGAAAACAGAGTCGGTTCAGAGTCTTACCCACAAAATGCGGGCCCTGCGATTGATGAACGAGCGCATCCAGACGGACTCGAAAACGGCGAATGACGGGACTATCTATGCTGTTGCCACAATGGCTGTCATTGAG AAATGGTCGAAAGATGCGTCGATTGAGCGTATGCACTTCAGGGGGCTTGCCTCCATGATCAGGAACCGAGGGGGTATGCAGGTAATGCATAACTCGAGTCCATTCCTGGGCAAAGTTCTCTACTG GGTGGATTTTAGCTGCGCTTCAAAGGCCACAGTCGGTACCGCACTCCCTTGGACCGGCACTATACCAGATACTCCACCAACTGGCTTTGACTTCCTCGATCCTGAGGTACACTTTTATACTGCTCATAACTCGGCTGCCCAAGGTGACATCGAGATGGTCTGCGACCAATATCGCGCCTGCGAGGACTTCCTCCGCTTCTTCCGCCACTTACATGAACTCGAACGTACTGCTCTAAACTCACCTTCTGCCCTGGCATCTACAGATACACCATCGCGTGTCAAAAACTTCGTCCCAGGTACAAAGCTACATTCTATCCTAACCCTACTTCCAGACTACGACCACGGGATCCGCGACATCCGTTTCATTGACGAATACACCTGCATGTCCTGCCTTTTCTTCATCGCTGTAGCTCTCTACCACAGTTactccacctccacccccttCGATCCCTATCTCCAGTGGCTTGAACACGCAATCGACTGCATAAACCCACATGAAAACCCAAGCATAACATCTATACTATGGCTTTTCCTGCAAACTACAGGGTTCATGCCGGACGAAGACCACGACAACTCCAGCGCCCGATGCTGGGTCGTTTCGCGCATGGTCCGCATCACAAAACACCTCGAGTGGAAACGCCACGGCACAATCTGGGACACCATCCGCCAAGTCCTCATAAACTTCATCCTTACACAGCAGGAGTGCGCTCTTGGCGAAGAAACAGTCGACACCGAAGCCCTTGCTGCAAGGGCGAAAATGAGAGATTCCGCACTCTGCGGCGAGCGAGGGTATTTctgggacgaagacgaattgCGTCGTGAGATATTGGAGATTAGGGTTCCGGCGCGCAGTGAGCTGGAATATCTTCCCGCGGTTGACGATCTCAATGCCCCTGTTTTAAAGTAG
- the LAG1 gene encoding putative longevity-assurance protein (LAC1) (COG:U;~EggNog:ENOG410PFRA;~InterPro:IPR016439,IPR013599,IPR006634;~PFAM:PF08390,PF03798;~TransMembrane:7 (i35-58o88-110i131-148o175-193i205-225o245-268i333-352o);~go_component: GO:0016021 - integral component of membrane [Evidence IEA]) yields MAVDTSSPPQSVTELNACVTTSSHRPVKDTTFREWVVSNQIGISLTSLSMLLAVHHLYPSLAPYTTPFFQLSYYQPSQGVYIQGWDDIYFVVSSVFAFTAIRAIAIEWVFRPMAQWTGLKKKASIRLAEQGWMCLYYAFFWTFGMYIWSQSNYWMDFKAIWADWPARGVSGMMKWYLLAQLAFWVQQIFVLNIEERRKDHYQMLTHHFITSSLLTSAYVYGFYNVSNVVLSLMDVVDLLLPIAKILKYLGFELSCNIAFGVFMVVWAISRHIMYPLLCWSIFKDVPAVMQWGCYSGATGEMISTDGYPDRVMHLFSPFLDIEGPICMNRTIKWIFLSSLLSLQALSIVWFTMVIRVAVGVLRTGNAEDTRSDDEEEEEDTIPKDATNGSVVSAEVSSAEWRRSNGPSSARPRRSDRKALLGRIGCDTRT; encoded by the exons ATGGCCGTAGACacgtcctcgccgccgcagtcGGTCACGGAGCTCAATGCCTGTGTTACGACCTCCTCGCACCGCCCAGTTAAAGACACCACGTTCCGAGAATGGGTGGTTTCAAACCAGATTG GGATATCCTTGACGTCCCTTTCCATGCTATTGGCCGTCCACCACCTCTACCCTTCTCTTGCGCCGTACACCACACCTTTCTTCCAGCTGTCGTACTACCAGCCATCACAGGGGGTATACATTCAAGGATGGGATGATATTTACTTCGTCGTGAGTTCCGTATTTGCATTCACCGCAATTCGGGCCATTGCGATTGAGTGGGTTTTCCGACCAATGGCGCAGTGGACtggattgaagaagaaagcctCAATCCGGCTCGCTGAGCAGGGCTGGATGTGCTTATACTATGCGTTCTTCTGGACATTCGGAATG TATATTTGGTCGCAATCGAACTACTGGATGGACTTCAAGGCTATCTGGGCCGACTGGCCTGCGCGGGGTGTTTCTGGCATGATGAAGTGGTATCTCCTAGCGCAGCTTGCGTTCTGGGTGCAGCAGATCTTCGTTCTCAACATCGAGGAGCGGAGGAAGGATCACTACCAGATGTTGACCCACCATTTCATCACCAGCTCCCTCCTCACCTCCGCTTATGTTTACGGCTTCTACAACGTCTCTAATGTGGTTCTGAGTTTGATGGATGTCGTGGATCTGCTTCTGCCG ATTGCCAAAATTCTCAAATATCTAGGTTTCGAGCTAAGCTGCAACATCGCCTTCGGTGTTTTCATGGTTGTGTGGGCTATTTCTCGCCACATCATGTACCCTCTGCTCTGCTGGTCTATCTTCAAGGACGTCCCCGCTGTAATGCAGTGGGGCTGCTACTCTGGCGCAACTGGGGAGATGATCTCTACAGATGGTTATCCTGACCGAGTGATGCACCTTTTCTCGCCATTTTTGGACATCGAGGGTCCCATCTGCATGAACCGCACGATCAAGTGGATCTTCCTAAGCTCCCTGTTATCACTCCAGGCGCTCTCCATTGTTTGGTTCACCATGGTCATCCGTGTTGCAGTGGGCGTTCTCCGCACCGGCAACGCAGAAGACACCCGCagtgatgacgaagaggaggaggaagatactATACCTAAAGATGCCACGAACGGCAGTGTCGTCTCAGCGGAGGTATCAAGCGCTGAATGGCGCCGATCCAACGGACCATCGTCTGCGCGACCTCGCCGCAGCGATCGCAAGGCACTACTCGGGCGTATCGGATGTGATACGCGTACCTAG